One region of Streptomyces sp. NBC_00442 genomic DNA includes:
- a CDS encoding biotin--[acetyl-CoA-carboxylase] ligase → MTPPDASDSRWSDLDRPPLNATALRRALLRPDALWTSLDVVTATGSTNSDLAAKADAHAEGAVLVAEEQTAGRGRLDRRWSAPARSGLFFSVLLKPGEAVPVERWGWLPLLTGVAVASGLARAAGVDTALKWPNDLLVTVGGEERKAGGILAERAGTDGVVIGIGLNVTLRAAELPVPGAGSLALAGAVSTDRDTLLRAVLRSLEQWYGTWRAASGDPAGSGLQEAYAAACATLGRTVRAELPGGQSVRGEAVAVDGDGRLVLATEEGVQRPVAAGDIVHLRPDAP, encoded by the coding sequence ATGACACCCCCGGACGCTTCCGACAGCCGCTGGTCCGACCTCGACCGGCCGCCCCTCAACGCCACCGCGCTGCGCCGCGCCCTGCTGCGACCCGACGCGCTGTGGACGTCCCTGGACGTGGTCACGGCGACCGGCTCCACCAACTCCGACCTCGCGGCGAAGGCGGACGCGCACGCCGAGGGGGCGGTCCTGGTCGCCGAGGAGCAGACCGCGGGGCGCGGCCGTCTCGACCGGCGCTGGTCGGCGCCGGCCCGCTCGGGGCTCTTCTTCTCCGTGCTCCTGAAACCCGGCGAGGCGGTTCCGGTGGAGCGGTGGGGGTGGCTGCCGCTGCTCACCGGCGTCGCGGTGGCGTCCGGGCTGGCGCGGGCGGCAGGCGTCGACACCGCCCTGAAGTGGCCAAACGACCTCCTCGTCACGGTGGGCGGGGAGGAACGCAAGGCCGGCGGCATCCTCGCCGAGCGGGCCGGCACGGACGGCGTCGTCATCGGCATCGGCCTCAACGTGACGCTGCGCGCGGCCGAGCTCCCGGTGCCCGGCGCCGGCTCCCTCGCGCTCGCCGGAGCCGTCTCCACGGACCGCGACACCCTGCTGCGGGCCGTGCTGCGCTCGCTCGAACAGTGGTACGGGACCTGGCGTGCGGCCTCGGGCGATCCCGCGGGGTCCGGGCTCCAGGAGGCGTACGCGGCGGCCTGCGCGACCCTGGGCCGCACGGTGCGGGCGGAGCTGCCCGGCGGGCAGTCGGTACGGGGTGAGGCGGTGGCCGTCGACGGCGACGGGCGCCTGGTTCTGGCCACCGAGGAGGGCGTGCAGCGCCCGGTGGCGGCGGGCGACATCGTCCACCTGCGCCCGGACGCGCCGTAA
- a CDS encoding acyl-CoA carboxylase subunit beta has product MSEPENAQSDATVDIHTTAGKLADLQRRIDEATHAGSARAIEKQHAKGKLTARERVELLLDEGSFVELDEFARHRSTNFGIEKNRPYGDGVVTGYGTVDGRPVCVYSQDFTIFGGSLGEVYGEKIVKVMDFAMKTGCPVIGINDGGGARIQEGVVALGLFAEIFRRNVHASGVVPQISLIVGPCAGGAVYSPAITDFTVMVDQTSHMFITGPDVIKTVTGEDVGFEELGGARTHNTTSGVAHHMAGDEKDAIEYVKSLLSYLPSNNLSEAPAFPEEADLETSDEDRELDTLIPDSANQPYDMHTAIEHVLDDGEFLETQALFAPNIITGFGRVEGFPVGIVANQPMQFAGCLDIDASEKAARFVRTCDAFNVPVLTFVDVPGFLPGVDQEYGGIIRRGAKLIYAYAEATVPLITVITRKAFGGAYDVMGSKHLGADLNLAWPTAQIAVMGAQGAVNILHRRTIAAVTDPEEAESTRAELITAYEDTLLNPYIAAERGYVDAVIMPSETRAHIVKGLRQLRTKRESLPPKKHGNIPL; this is encoded by the coding sequence ATGTCCGAGCCGGAAAACGCCCAGAGCGACGCCACCGTCGACATCCACACCACCGCCGGAAAGCTCGCGGATCTTCAGCGCCGCATCGACGAGGCGACCCACGCCGGCTCCGCGCGTGCGATCGAGAAGCAGCACGCCAAGGGGAAACTGACGGCCCGTGAACGGGTCGAACTCCTTCTGGACGAGGGCTCGTTCGTCGAGCTGGACGAATTCGCCCGGCACCGCTCGACCAACTTCGGCATCGAGAAGAACCGCCCGTACGGCGACGGCGTGGTGACCGGGTACGGAACGGTCGACGGCCGCCCGGTGTGCGTGTACTCGCAGGACTTCACCATTTTCGGCGGGTCGCTGGGCGAGGTGTACGGCGAGAAGATCGTGAAGGTCATGGACTTCGCGATGAAGACCGGCTGTCCGGTCATCGGCATCAACGACGGTGGCGGCGCCCGCATCCAGGAGGGCGTGGTCGCGCTCGGCCTGTTCGCCGAGATCTTCCGGCGCAATGTGCACGCCTCCGGTGTCGTGCCGCAGATCTCGCTGATCGTCGGCCCGTGCGCCGGCGGCGCGGTGTACTCCCCCGCGATCACCGACTTCACGGTGATGGTCGACCAGACCTCGCACATGTTCATCACCGGGCCCGACGTCATCAAGACGGTCACCGGCGAGGACGTCGGCTTCGAGGAGCTGGGCGGCGCCCGCACCCACAACACCACGTCGGGCGTGGCGCACCACATGGCGGGCGACGAGAAGGACGCGATCGAATACGTCAAGTCCCTTCTCTCCTACCTGCCGTCGAACAACCTGAGCGAGGCGCCGGCCTTCCCCGAGGAGGCCGACCTGGAGACCTCGGACGAGGACCGCGAGCTCGACACGCTCATCCCGGACTCCGCGAACCAGCCGTACGACATGCACACGGCGATCGAGCACGTCCTGGACGACGGTGAATTCCTGGAGACCCAGGCCCTGTTCGCGCCGAACATCATCACCGGCTTCGGCCGGGTGGAGGGCTTCCCGGTCGGCATCGTCGCCAACCAGCCCATGCAGTTCGCCGGTTGCCTCGACATCGACGCCTCCGAGAAGGCCGCGCGCTTCGTGCGCACCTGCGACGCCTTCAACGTGCCGGTCCTGACCTTCGTCGACGTCCCCGGCTTCCTCCCCGGCGTCGACCAGGAGTACGGCGGCATCATCCGGCGCGGCGCCAAGCTGATCTACGCCTACGCCGAGGCGACGGTCCCGCTGATCACCGTCATCACCCGCAAGGCGTTCGGCGGCGCGTACGACGTGATGGGCTCCAAGCACCTGGGCGCCGACCTCAACCTGGCCTGGCCGACGGCGCAGATCGCGGTGATGGGCGCGCAGGGCGCGGTCAACATCCTGCACCGCCGCACGATCGCGGCGGTCACGGACCCCGAGGAGGCGGAGTCGACCCGGGCGGAGCTGATCACGGCCTACGAGGACACGCTCCTCAACCCGTACATCGCGGCGGAACGGGGGTACGTGGACGCGGTGATCATGCCGTCGGAGACGCGGGCGCACATTGTGAAGGGCCTGCGGCAGCTGCGCACCAAGCGGGAGTCCCTGCCCCCCAAGAAGCACGGCAACATCCCCCTCTAA
- a CDS encoding acyl-CoA carboxylase epsilon subunit, protein MIKVVRGNPTPEELAAALAVVQARAAATAAGAAGAPQPPEGWSDPARIARRALPRPGARTWARTYWPA, encoded by the coding sequence GTGATCAAGGTAGTTCGGGGCAACCCGACCCCGGAGGAGCTGGCTGCCGCGCTCGCGGTCGTCCAGGCGCGGGCCGCGGCGACGGCCGCGGGCGCGGCCGGGGCGCCGCAGCCGCCCGAGGGCTGGTCCGACCCCGCCCGCATCGCGCGGCGCGCGCTGCCGAGGCCGGGGGCCCGGACCTGGGCCCGCACGTACTGGCCGGCGTAG
- the mmpB gene encoding morphogenic membrane protein MmpB, whose amino-acid sequence MLSSDPKNEPPKELRDAQAMMRRAGLLLALAMVVAMVVVGLH is encoded by the coding sequence ATGCTGTCGTCGGACCCGAAGAACGAACCCCCCAAGGAACTGCGCGACGCCCAGGCGATGATGCGCCGGGCGGGCCTCCTCCTCGCCCTCGCCATGGTCGTCGCGATGGTCGTGGTCGGCCTCCACTGA
- a CDS encoding Maf family protein, with product MAPMTAQRRLVLASQSPARLGLLRQAGFAPEVIVSGVDEDALTAPSPAELALVLAEAKADAVAARPEAAGALVIGCDSVLELDGRALGKPADPEDATARWQSMRGRSGVLQTGHCVIDTATGERAARTASTVVRFGEPTDAEIAAYVASGEPLYVAGAFTLDGRSAPFVDSIEGDHGNVIGLSLPLLRKLLAQLGLSVTDLWA from the coding sequence ATGGCGCCCATGACTGCTCAGCGCCGCCTCGTCCTCGCCTCCCAATCCCCCGCCCGGCTCGGGCTGCTCCGGCAGGCCGGGTTCGCGCCCGAGGTGATCGTCAGCGGCGTCGACGAGGACGCCCTGACCGCACCGAGCCCCGCCGAACTCGCCCTCGTCCTCGCCGAGGCGAAGGCCGATGCCGTGGCGGCCCGCCCCGAGGCCGCCGGCGCCCTCGTCATCGGCTGCGACTCCGTACTCGAACTCGACGGCCGCGCCCTCGGCAAGCCCGCCGACCCCGAGGACGCGACGGCCCGCTGGCAGTCGATGCGCGGCCGGTCCGGCGTCCTCCAGACCGGCCACTGCGTGATCGACACGGCGACCGGTGAGCGCGCCGCGCGCACCGCGTCGACCGTCGTACGGTTCGGCGAGCCCACCGACGCGGAGATCGCGGCGTACGTGGCGAGCGGTGAACCCCTGTACGTGGCGGGCGCGTTCACGCTCGACGGCCGCTCGGCGCCGTTCGTCGACTCCATCGAGGGCGACCACGGCAACGTCATCGGGCTCTCGCTGCCGCTGCTGCGCAAGCTGCTCGCCCAGCTCGGCCTCTCCGTCACCGACCTCTGGGCGTAG
- a CDS encoding acetyl/propionyl/methylcrotonyl-CoA carboxylase subunit alpha, with product MRKVLIANRGEIAVRVARACRDAGIASVAVYADPDRDALHVRAADEAFALGGDTPAASYLDIAKVLAAAADSGADAVHPGYGFLSENAEFAQAVLDAGLTWIGPPPQAIRDLGDKVAARHIAQRAGAPLVAGTPDPVSGSDEVVAFAKEHGLPIAIKAAFGGGGRGLKVARTLEEVPELYDSAVREAVAAFGRGECFVERYLDKPRHVETQCLADTHGNVVVVSTRDCSLQRRHQKLVEEAPAPFLTEAQNAELYAASKAILKEAGYVGAGTVEFLVGVDGTISFLEVNTRLQVEHPVTEEVTGIDLVREMFRIADGEALGYGDPVMRGHSFEFRINGEDPGRGFLPAPGTVTVFAPPSGPGVRLDAGVESGSVIGPAWDSLLAKLIVTGATREQALQRAARALAEFNVEGMATAIPFHRAVVVDPAFTSDPFTIHTRWIETEFVNEIPAFTATADAETDEEPGRETVVVEVGGKRLEVSLPSSLGMTLARTAAAGGAKPKRRAAKKAGSAASGDTLASPMQGTIVKVAVEEGQEVKEGDLIVVLEAMKMEQPLNAHRAGTVKSLAAEVGASVSSGAAICEIKD from the coding sequence GTGCGCAAGGTGCTCATCGCCAACCGAGGCGAAATTGCTGTCCGCGTTGCTCGGGCCTGCCGGGATGCCGGAATCGCGAGCGTAGCCGTCTACGCCGATCCGGACCGGGATGCACTGCATGTCCGGGCGGCGGACGAGGCATTCGCCCTGGGCGGTGACACCCCGGCGGCCAGCTATCTGGACATCGCCAAGGTGCTCGCGGCCGCGGCCGACTCGGGGGCGGACGCCGTCCACCCGGGTTACGGATTCCTCTCCGAGAACGCCGAGTTCGCCCAGGCGGTGCTCGACGCGGGTCTGACCTGGATCGGACCGCCCCCGCAGGCCATCCGTGACCTCGGCGACAAGGTGGCGGCCCGTCACATCGCCCAGCGCGCCGGCGCCCCGCTCGTCGCGGGCACCCCGGACCCGGTCTCGGGCTCGGACGAGGTGGTCGCGTTCGCCAAGGAACACGGCCTGCCCATCGCCATCAAGGCGGCCTTCGGCGGCGGCGGGCGCGGCCTGAAGGTCGCCCGCACCCTCGAAGAGGTGCCCGAGCTCTACGACTCGGCCGTCCGCGAGGCCGTCGCCGCCTTCGGCCGCGGCGAGTGCTTCGTCGAGCGCTACCTCGACAAGCCGCGCCACGTCGAGACCCAGTGCCTCGCCGACACCCACGGCAACGTGGTCGTCGTCTCCACCCGTGACTGCTCGCTCCAGCGCCGCCACCAGAAGCTGGTCGAGGAGGCCCCGGCGCCGTTCCTGACGGAGGCCCAGAACGCGGAGCTGTACGCCGCGTCCAAGGCGATCCTGAAGGAAGCCGGCTATGTCGGCGCGGGCACCGTCGAGTTCCTCGTCGGCGTCGACGGCACGATCTCCTTCCTGGAGGTCAACACCCGTCTCCAGGTCGAGCACCCGGTCACCGAAGAGGTCACCGGCATCGACCTGGTCCGCGAGATGTTCCGCATCGCGGACGGCGAGGCGCTCGGCTACGGCGACCCCGTCATGCGCGGCCACTCCTTCGAGTTCCGCATCAACGGCGAGGACCCGGGCCGCGGCTTCCTGCCCGCCCCCGGCACCGTCACGGTGTTCGCGCCGCCGTCCGGCCCCGGTGTCCGCCTCGACGCGGGCGTCGAGTCCGGCTCGGTCATCGGCCCCGCCTGGGACTCGCTGCTCGCCAAGCTGATCGTGACGGGCGCGACCCGTGAGCAGGCGCTCCAGCGTGCGGCGCGTGCGCTGGCGGAGTTCAACGTCGAGGGCATGGCCACGGCGATCCCCTTCCACCGCGCGGTCGTCGTCGACCCGGCGTTCACGTCCGACCCGTTCACCATCCACACCCGGTGGATCGAGACGGAGTTCGTCAACGAGATCCCGGCGTTCACGGCGACGGCCGACGCGGAGACGGACGAGGAGCCGGGCCGCGAGACGGTCGTCGTCGAGGTCGGCGGCAAGCGGCTCGAGGTCTCCCTGCCGTCCTCCCTCGGCATGACGCTGGCGCGGACCGCCGCGGCCGGTGGCGCCAAGCCCAAGCGCCGCGCCGCCAAGAAGGCCGGCTCGGCCGCCTCCGGCGACACCCTCGCCTCGCCCATGCAGGGCACGATCGTGAAGGTGGCGGTCGAGGAGGGGCAGGAGGTCAAGGAGGGCGACCTCATCGTCGTTCTTGAGGCCATGAAGATGGAGCAGCCGCTGAACGCGCACCGTGCGGGGACGGTCAAGAGCCTCGCGGCGGAGGTCGGCGCGTCCGTCTCCTCCGGCGCGGCGATCTGCGAGATCAAGGACTGA
- the ectA gene encoding diaminobutyrate acetyltransferase, which yields MTTATTTRVRPHFRTPRVEDAHTLWQMVDESDALDNNSPYYYALWCRDFASTSLVATVEDDVVGFLTGYFRPEAPDTYLVWQEAAMPCHGIPFLGVKLFEQAADRAVAQGARYIEATVSADNKAIIMVLKKVAKRYVAEVETRVLFSGDLFPDEHHDEVLYRIGPLVPDAAGATPGGAGPAR from the coding sequence ATGACCACCGCGACCACCACCCGGGTCCGCCCCCACTTCCGCACCCCGCGGGTGGAGGACGCCCACACGCTCTGGCAGATGGTCGACGAGAGCGACGCCCTGGACAACAACAGCCCCTACTACTACGCGCTGTGGTGCCGGGACTTCGCCTCCACCTCCCTCGTGGCCACCGTCGAGGACGACGTCGTCGGCTTCCTGACCGGCTACTTCCGCCCGGAGGCACCCGACACCTATCTGGTCTGGCAGGAGGCCGCGATGCCCTGCCACGGCATCCCGTTCCTCGGCGTGAAGCTGTTCGAACAGGCCGCCGACCGCGCCGTGGCCCAGGGCGCCCGCTACATCGAGGCCACCGTCTCCGCCGACAACAAGGCCATCATCATGGTCCTGAAGAAGGTCGCGAAGCGGTACGTCGCCGAGGTGGAGACCCGGGTTCTCTTCTCCGGCGACCTCTTCCCGGACGAGCACCACGACGAGGTGCTGTACCGGATCGGGCCCCTCGTCCCGGACGCTGCCGGGGCGACCCCCGGCGGGGCGGGCCCCGCCCGGTGA
- a CDS encoding GlxA family transcriptional regulator: MTGLREEKRPHRVVTLVRPGLLPMELGIVHRLFGTALDASGGPLYSVVTCATEPGELTTDADFTVNVALGPQALEAADTVLVPAAVEDYEPQERGRLAEPVRRALARVPAGARIASICTGSFVLAAAGLLAGRRATTHWKSCDELRTLYPEVHVDPGVLTSAGVAAGIDLCLHMIRSDHGAEVANTVARRTVVPPHREGGQAQYIERPVPEPGASATAAARSYALSRLGEPLTLDDLARKAAVSVRTLSRRFVSETGTTPMRWLAEQRLQHARRLLEGTDEPVDRIAAEAGFGTGTAMRLHFRESLGVSPRAYRNTFRGTD; the protein is encoded by the coding sequence ATGACAGGCCTGCGCGAGGAGAAGCGCCCGCACCGCGTGGTCACCCTGGTCCGTCCCGGGCTGCTGCCGATGGAACTGGGCATCGTCCACCGGCTGTTCGGGACCGCGCTCGACGCAAGTGGCGGACCGCTGTACTCGGTGGTGACCTGCGCGACGGAGCCCGGCGAACTGACCACGGACGCGGACTTCACCGTGAACGTCGCCCTCGGTCCGCAAGCCCTGGAGGCCGCCGACACCGTGCTCGTGCCGGCCGCCGTGGAGGACTACGAGCCGCAGGAGCGGGGGCGGTTGGCGGAACCGGTGCGCCGGGCACTGGCACGCGTTCCGGCGGGGGCGCGGATCGCGTCGATCTGTACGGGGTCGTTCGTGCTGGCAGCGGCCGGGCTGCTGGCGGGCCGGCGGGCGACGACCCACTGGAAGTCGTGCGACGAACTGCGGACCCTGTACCCGGAGGTGCACGTCGATCCCGGCGTGCTCACCTCCGCGGGCGTCGCCGCCGGCATCGATCTGTGCCTGCACATGATCCGGTCCGACCACGGCGCCGAGGTCGCCAACACGGTCGCGCGGCGCACGGTCGTCCCGCCGCACCGGGAAGGCGGGCAGGCCCAGTACATCGAGCGGCCGGTGCCCGAGCCCGGGGCCAGTGCGACGGCCGCCGCCCGTTCCTACGCGCTCTCCCGCCTGGGGGAGCCGCTGACCCTCGACGATCTGGCCCGCAAGGCGGCGGTCAGCGTACGGACGCTGAGCAGGCGCTTCGTATCGGAGACCGGCACGACACCGATGCGCTGGCTCGCCGAGCAGCGGCTGCAGCACGCGCGGCGGCTGCTGGAAGGGACCGACGAACCGGTGGACCGGATCGCCGCGGAAGCCGGCTTCGGCACCGGCACGGCGATGCGCCTGCACTTCCGGGAGAGCCTGGGGGTGTCGCCGCGCGCGTACCGCAACACGTTCCGTGGAACGGACTGA
- a CDS encoding MFS transporter, producing the protein MGKATTEDLRERRQQLIDDHSSPAPRRGPTGHRAWWVAAAAALAIVVAGSFSTMPGILQDPLQQDFHWSRGSIGVASSLNMVLYGLTAPFAAALMDRFGIRRVVVAALTTVAAGALLTTVMNASWQFTLFWGLLVGIGTGSMAMAFGATVTNRWFTTRRGLVTGILSSGSVFGQMVFLPALSWTIDHYDWRPALVSLALAALAVAPLVWLILRDHPADIGQKPYGSEEFVPKPAPVTGAARRTLVVLRDSVRTAPFWLLAGAFAICGATTNGIMWTHFTPAAHDHGMAVTTASTLLAAIGVFNVVGTIASGWLTDRMDARRLLAAAFTLRGLLLVLLPLMMAATVNPAMMVFVVAFGLLDLATVPPVIALCRTFYGEDSAIVFGWVNAAHQVGAALAALLGGVARDVFGSYDPVWLVLGAACAGAALVSLLIRKPRPAEPRRAVPAGA; encoded by the coding sequence ATGGGTAAAGCGACCACCGAAGACCTCCGGGAACGCCGTCAACAACTCATCGACGACCACTCCTCGCCGGCTCCCCGGCGCGGGCCGACGGGTCACCGCGCCTGGTGGGTGGCGGCCGCCGCGGCGCTCGCGATCGTGGTCGCCGGTTCCTTCTCGACGATGCCCGGCATCCTCCAGGACCCGCTCCAGCAGGACTTCCACTGGTCGCGCGGGAGCATCGGCGTCGCCTCGTCGCTGAACATGGTCCTCTACGGGCTCACCGCGCCGTTCGCCGCCGCGCTCATGGACCGCTTCGGCATCCGGCGGGTGGTCGTCGCGGCCCTGACCACCGTCGCGGCCGGCGCCCTGCTCACCACGGTGATGAACGCCTCCTGGCAGTTCACGCTCTTCTGGGGGCTGCTCGTCGGGATCGGCACCGGCTCCATGGCCATGGCCTTCGGCGCCACCGTCACCAACCGCTGGTTCACCACCCGGCGGGGCCTCGTCACCGGAATCCTCTCCTCGGGCAGCGTCTTCGGGCAGATGGTGTTCCTGCCCGCGCTGTCCTGGACCATCGACCACTACGACTGGCGTCCCGCCCTGGTCAGCCTCGCGCTCGCCGCCCTGGCAGTGGCGCCGCTGGTGTGGCTGATCCTGCGCGACCATCCCGCCGACATCGGTCAGAAGCCGTACGGCAGTGAGGAGTTCGTGCCCAAGCCGGCGCCGGTCACGGGCGCGGCCCGCCGCACCCTCGTCGTGCTCCGGGACTCCGTACGCACCGCGCCCTTCTGGCTTCTCGCGGGCGCCTTCGCGATCTGCGGCGCGACCACCAACGGGATCATGTGGACCCACTTCACCCCTGCCGCCCACGACCACGGCATGGCCGTCACGACGGCGTCGACGCTGCTCGCCGCGATCGGCGTCTTCAACGTGGTGGGCACGATCGCCTCGGGCTGGCTCACCGACCGCATGGACGCGCGGCGCCTGCTCGCGGCGGCCTTCACCCTGCGCGGTCTGCTCCTCGTGCTGCTGCCCCTGATGATGGCGGCGACCGTCAACCCGGCGATGATGGTCTTCGTGGTCGCCTTCGGCCTGCTGGACCTCGCCACGGTGCCGCCCGTCATCGCCCTGTGCCGCACTTTCTACGGCGAGGACAGCGCGATCGTCTTCGGCTGGGTGAACGCGGCGCACCAGGTGGGTGCGGCGCTGGCGGCGCTGCTCGGAGGTGTGGCGCGGGACGTGTTCGGCAGCTACGACCCGGTGTGGCTCGTGCTGGGGGCGGCGTGCGCGGGGGCGGCGCTGGTGTCCCTGCTCATCCGCAAGCCCCGCCCGGCGGAGCCCCGCCGGGCCGTGCCGGCCGGGGCATGA
- a CDS encoding TetR/AcrR family transcriptional regulator, translating into MDGKTGTGARPLRADARRNHDRLLTTARTAFAEHGTDTSLEDVARRAGVGIGTLYRHFPTRHALLSAVFQSEVDVLLARSRELLHAEQPCTALIEWLREIITHAGLYRGLARALMSASGDASSALARCSEPMRQAGDALLVRARDAGSVRADVTIADLMQLTNAIALAAEQTPDDPELADRLLALTYRGLKA; encoded by the coding sequence ATGGATGGGAAAACGGGTACGGGGGCCCGCCCCCTGCGCGCCGATGCGCGACGCAATCACGACCGCCTCCTCACCACCGCCCGCACCGCCTTCGCGGAACACGGCACGGACACCTCCCTGGAGGACGTGGCCCGCCGGGCCGGCGTGGGCATCGGCACCCTGTACCGGCACTTCCCCACCCGGCACGCCCTGCTGAGCGCGGTCTTCCAGAGCGAGGTGGACGTACTGCTCGCGCGGTCACGGGAGTTGCTCCATGCCGAGCAGCCCTGCACCGCGCTCATCGAGTGGCTGCGCGAGATCATCACGCACGCCGGCCTGTACCGCGGACTGGCCCGCGCCCTCATGTCCGCGTCGGGCGACGCGAGTTCCGCGCTCGCGCGGTGCAGCGAGCCGATGCGGCAGGCGGGCGACGCCCTGCTCGTACGGGCCCGTGACGCCGGTTCCGTACGCGCCGACGTCACCATCGCCGACCTCATGCAGCTGACCAACGCCATCGCGCTCGCCGCCGAACAGACCCCGGACGACCCGGAGTTGGCCGACCGGCTGCTCGCCCTCACCTACCGGGGCCTCAAGGCCTAG